A genomic segment from Synchiropus splendidus isolate RoL2022-P1 chromosome 18, RoL_Sspl_1.0, whole genome shotgun sequence encodes:
- the LOC128749560 gene encoding transcription factor PU.1 isoform X2 has translation MSFVTEFRLSGVRGSWSGPDPSSCTEVDLEVLEEYLQEHSLEVQPALCTQSPVAPTHPVHQGERVTENSWLEWPGYVTPIKDYREQAPPPAWLSHHDNSRNHVPYDASLYVDSDSLSSSSQYQEYPGYRDPPSPSSDKDGSASSPPLAGKRKERLFQFLYEMLQTPSMQSCIWWVQSSSGTFQFSSQNKERLAQMWGRRKGNRKTMTYQKMARALRNYSRTGEIKKVKRKLTYRFEEKTLRGLQGDSSTL, from the exons ATGTCTTTCGTGACTGAGTTCCGGCTGTCTGGAGTGCGGGGGTCCTGGAGTGGCCCCGACCCATCCTCCTGCACTGAGGTGGACCTGGAGGTCCTGGAGGAGTATCTGCAGGAGCACTCTCTGGAGGTCCAGCCGGCGCTCTGCACCCAGAGCCCAGTGGCTCCGACGCACCccgtccaccagggggagcgaGTCACCG AGAACAGCTGGTTGGAGTGGCCCGGCTATGTGACCCCGATCAAGGACTATAGAGAACAAGCTCCACCCCCTGCGTGGCtcagtcaccatgacaacagtcGG AATCACGTTCCCTACGACGCCAGCCTCTACGTCGACTCCGACTCCCTGTCCAGCAGCTCCCAGTACCAGGAGTACCCCGGGTACCGGGACCCGCCATCTCCGTCCTCCGACAAGGACGGCTCGGCGAGCTCACCGCCGCTCGCAG GAAAGAGGAAGGAGCGCTTGTTCCAGTTCCTGTACGAGATGCTGCAGACGCCGTCCATGCAAAGCTGCATCTGGTGGGTCCAGTCGTCCTCCGGAACCTTCCAGTTCTCCTCCCAAAACAAGGAGCGTCTGGCTCAGATGTGGGGCCGTCGAAAGGGCAACCGCAAAACCATGACCTATCAGAAGATGGCGCGAGCGCTGCGGAACTACTCCCGCACCGGGGAGATCAAGAAGGTCAAGAGGAAGCTCACCTATCGCTTCGAGGAGAAGACACTGCGAGGATTACAAGGAGACTCGAGCACATTGTGA
- the LOC128749560 gene encoding transcription factor PU.1 isoform X1: MQMMSFVTEFRLSGVRGSWSGPDPSSCTEVDLEVLEEYLQEHSLEVQPALCTQSPVAPTHPVHQGERVTENSWLEWPGYVTPIKDYREQAPPPAWLSHHDNSRNHVPYDASLYVDSDSLSSSSQYQEYPGYRDPPSPSSDKDGSASSPPLAGKRKERLFQFLYEMLQTPSMQSCIWWVQSSSGTFQFSSQNKERLAQMWGRRKGNRKTMTYQKMARALRNYSRTGEIKKVKRKLTYRFEEKTLRGLQGDSSTL, translated from the exons ATGCAGATG ATGTCTTTCGTGACTGAGTTCCGGCTGTCTGGAGTGCGGGGGTCCTGGAGTGGCCCCGACCCATCCTCCTGCACTGAGGTGGACCTGGAGGTCCTGGAGGAGTATCTGCAGGAGCACTCTCTGGAGGTCCAGCCGGCGCTCTGCACCCAGAGCCCAGTGGCTCCGACGCACCccgtccaccagggggagcgaGTCACCG AGAACAGCTGGTTGGAGTGGCCCGGCTATGTGACCCCGATCAAGGACTATAGAGAACAAGCTCCACCCCCTGCGTGGCtcagtcaccatgacaacagtcGG AATCACGTTCCCTACGACGCCAGCCTCTACGTCGACTCCGACTCCCTGTCCAGCAGCTCCCAGTACCAGGAGTACCCCGGGTACCGGGACCCGCCATCTCCGTCCTCCGACAAGGACGGCTCGGCGAGCTCACCGCCGCTCGCAG GAAAGAGGAAGGAGCGCTTGTTCCAGTTCCTGTACGAGATGCTGCAGACGCCGTCCATGCAAAGCTGCATCTGGTGGGTCCAGTCGTCCTCCGGAACCTTCCAGTTCTCCTCCCAAAACAAGGAGCGTCTGGCTCAGATGTGGGGCCGTCGAAAGGGCAACCGCAAAACCATGACCTATCAGAAGATGGCGCGAGCGCTGCGGAACTACTCCCGCACCGGGGAGATCAAGAAGGTCAAGAGGAAGCTCACCTATCGCTTCGAGGAGAAGACACTGCGAGGATTACAAGGAGACTCGAGCACATTGTGA